From the genome of Candidatus Zixiibacteriota bacterium:
CTTTTCGTGGCTCCAGTGGCAGCGACGTATCCTCGTGCGTTGGGAATACTACACCGCTAATTTCCTGGGCTTTGTACAACTCGCCTGTACCCTCATCCTGCTAAAGCAATTTTGAGACAGGTTCTAGATTGAGATGCCCTTCTCGATGCAAGATCGCCATGTCCCGCAGAATTTGGGCAGCTCGCTCCCTCAGTTGAGCGTGACACGCTTCATCCCAAAGGTCTTCGATTTCGCGTATGTCAGTCAGCGATCCGTAAGCGTAGTACCTGTGTGTATGAGTTACATTCTGCCCAACTGGGGGCGTGCGCCAGATTACAGTATCGCGCATATTCCACGTGACGAAAAAGTCAGCGCGAATGGCCCGCGCTTTCTCGGCTGCATTTCCTAGGAGTTCAGAGTCATCCACTGCGACCGTCGGTGGCTTGCACTCCCATCCGCAAAATGCTAAGCCAGCCTTTCGGTTAAGCCAGAGTTGTACATCCGGAAAACGTAGCTTCTTCTTGCCAGTATGAATTGTCGTCTCGCCCGTGATCTCACGGAAAGGATAGGCACCATGGTCCAGCAGCTCATTCAACCAACTGACCACCTGACCAGTAAACTCCCGTTCGTTTGTAGCTATCTTTGCAGTCATACTTTGGAGCCGCTTGTGCGTAAAGTCCAGCTTAGGTAAATGTCGTGGCTGCATAGGGTTTTCGCAACAATAATGGCTCAGTAGCTCCAATCGCAGTCAGTCGACCTGCTAATCAGTCGCTCCCCCCCACTTTCCCCTCCAATCCGTAGCAATTCCCGTCCCCGCTCCCTCTATATAAACAGCAAGGGAGTACCATGTCTGCTAGTGGAAAGCAGATCGGCTGCAAAAACAAAAAACGCGCAAACAAACCCAAACAGTCATTGGGCCACAACAACTTGCTTGTCGCGATGACGATTCGGCGAGGCCTTGTCAAACAAACCCAAAATGGCGGGCTACCAACCAAAGCGTGTCAGGTCACAACGTCCGCCTTTCGGCAGACGCCAGGACCCGACACAACAGGGATCGGTTCTCGACTGCGCTCGAACCGACGGCAGGACCTGACACCACAGGGATCGGTTCTCGACTGCGCTCGAACCGACGGCAGGGGGTGGGGCAAAGGAGTCGCACTGGGTTGGTTCGGCGCACTTCCCCCGTGAACGGCAGACCTCCCGGTCTGCCGACTGTCGGCACACGCGGACGTGCGCCGTTTACTGGACACGGGGTCGTACGTTCGGTTCTACCAGACGGACGGGCTGGCAATGGCGGCGTCTCGAATCAACGCGATGTCGGGCGGGGACGCCCGACACCACAATGTCAACGTGTAGCCCAGACATCGACTGGGTCCACGGTTGCTCCGTTTCCCCACCCGGCCAAGTGCCGCAGTAGCGAGACGGGAAAAATATCACGGGATTTCGGCAATATATCCCGCGGAGTCGTGATAGAAACTGGGAACCCATCTCTCAGATGGGATACACATGTCGGGGCGTTGGCCGCGCACAGAAGGGCGGGCTAATCCATCCACCTTATTCGTCCGATATAATTCTCATGTGTTCGGGCGACAACATGGCAGACAGAATATAGCCGGCACAACCCACCTGGTGGGGAGGGGAATGGTCAGCGACCACCGGAAAAGAACGGACCAACCAGCAGATTGCAGGCGGGAGCGCGCATGCGTTGGGACCGCGGAGGACCTATGAAAATCGTCATCGCCGATGACAGCAACACTTCGCGGCGGATGCTGGAATCGATCATCAAGCAGTGGGGCTTCGAGGTGGTCTCGTTCGAAAACGGCGCCGACGTTTGGGATGCCCTCAAAAAACAGACCGAGCCGAGTCTGGTGATTCTGGACTGGGTCATGCCCGGGCTGACCGGGGTCGAGATCTGCAGCCTTCTCCGCAAACATGAAAAAGGGATGCCGTCATACGTCATACTCCTGACCGCCTGTGATTCCAAGGATGAAGTGATCAAGGGGCTGGAGGCGGGCGCCAACGATTACGTGACCAAGCCGTTTCACAAAGAAGAGCTGCGGGCGCGCATGGCCGTCGGGAAGCGGGTCCTCGAACTGCAGCTGGGCTTGTCACACAAGATCCAGGAACTGGAGCTTTCGCTTCGCGAAATCAAAACCCTTCGCGGCATAGTCACCATCTGCATGCACTGCCACAAAATGCTCAACGACGAGCGTTCGTGGGAACGGCTGGAGAAATATGTCCAGGAGCATTCCGAGGCGCAGTTCAGCCACGGGCTTTGTCCGGAATGCCTTGAGAAGTATTACCCGGAACGCGAAGAGAGCAAGGCGACGCAATAGCTGTCCACAAGCCGGCCTTATGGGCAACTCGGCAGAGTCGCGCTGAAGAACAGGAAGTCGATCAGTGTCTGAAGGTCGGAGATATCGATCGAACCGTTCCGGTCAACATCGTTCGCCACGCCGCAAGGTCCCAGTGCGCCGCTGAAGAACAGAAAATCGATCATCATCGAAAGGTCTGATATATCGATGCTGCCGGACTGGTCCAGATCGCCGGTGGTGCCGGTACAGCATTGCGAGGCTGTGATTCCGTGCGGCCCTGCTCCGGTTGGCGTAACACCATGACAAACTGAACATTTATTGAGCGTTCCGGCGTATCCCTGGAGCGCGATATTCTGGACGTTGTCGCGGGGTTCGCCACTCGGCACGATTGCATGTGGCTCGCCGTGACAGGCGCTGCAGAACAGGCCCCCGTGTCCTCGCGATTCGCGGAACAGTTTGCCGGGTTCCTCGCCGAATTGCGGCCCATGACAGGCGGTCGCGCCGCACGACGGCTCTTCCAGCCACGGCTCGCGCCCGTCGCTGATACTCTCGCCCACCTGCTTGACGCTTCCGTGGCAGCTTTGGCAGGTGAACCCGTGTTCGGTCTTCATCACGTCGCGAAGACACTGGGTGTTGGGACCGGGGTGGCATTTGTAGCAGTCGTTGGTGCGTTCGCCGTGATGCTTGTGCACAGCCTCCGACAACGATGGCAGCCCCGGCCTTCCGGGTGTCCCCAAGGCGTGCGATGAGTGGCAGGAAGCGCAGAGAATGGGCGTCTGGGTTGGATCGAATCCCGCTTCCGAGGCGTGCTGATTCAGGATCGATTGTTCGCCGGAGTGGCAGCCCGAGCCGACGCAGTTGATCTCGTTGGAGACAGGCACCACTGGTGGGGCCGTGGCCAGCATCTGGCCACCGTTAGTGTATAGCGTCAGAAGTCCCAATTGGAACGGGTCCTCGTTCGCCAGGTCGGCATCGGTGTACGGTGTGATCGGCACGCCGGTCACATGAAAGTAGTTCTCGACCGGCGCCATCTCGCCGGAGAGGCCGGAGCCGGTCAGGCCGATGTTCGGCGGCAGGTTGACGCCGAAGATCTGGTCCTCGAAGTCCCAAAAATTGGTCTTGCCTACCGAACAGGTATTGCCGGGGATCTCATACGTGACTCGAAGGTTTGCCGTCATCACGGCCGGCAGGTTGAGAGAGTCTCCCACTCGAATCACCTGCGCCCTGACGTTATTGAATGGGGGCAGAACGACCAGTTTGGAGAAGTCTCTGTTGCTGCAGTGCATGCCAAGGTCGTTCCATCCGATGATGATATATTCCTGGGCCGCCAGAGTTGAACTGACCAGCGAGACCAGTATTAGAACAAACGCTCTCCTCACCGTGGCCATCCTATCCATCCTCCGCGGTTATCGTATACCTTCCGATGGCGTGGCATCGTCGGGCGGGGAGGATACACCCACAGGACGAACCGACTCCTCATCACAGAGCATTCGACTACTCATTGTCGTACATCAGAAAATTGCTGTGCCGTTGGGCGTCACTGCTGATTGCTCCGTGATCCATCGCGGTGTCGACAACCCAAGGCGGTTCTGCGCTTTGGGCTGTTAACTCATCCATCATCAAACTTCATACGCTCAGTGGGACAGGCGCTTGAACCTTGGTGTTCAACTTGGATTAGGTGCGTTGTCCGATGAGCCGTTCTCGCTAAAGGACAGAGATGACGCACCGATAATGTACGATAGAGTCTATTACGACAGACCCGTACAATACCTCAGTCGGTCTACGACTAATGGCGATTGCGGTCCGCGGCGGGAGAAGATAATGGGAAGCGAGTTGTTGCATCATCGGTCGTCTGCGGAGTTCCCGAATTCGCCGACCATCATCGCCGTGCAATTCGTTCTGTTGACGTGAGAACAAGAGCCACCAACGTAAAGAGAGTCGTGTGAATTTTCTACACAACCTGTCCATCAAGAGCAAGCTGTCACTCCTTGTAGGGATGTTCATTGCGGGATTTGTCATCTTTGGGCTTATGAGTCATTCGCTCCTTAACGGGCTCAAGGATGGCGAGGTGTTCCGCGATGTTTCCCTTGGAAAGGACCTCCTGGCGGATGTCCTGCCGCCGCCGTGTTACATTGTGGAATCGTACCTCGTAGCGCATCAAATGGCGCTGCCGGCTTCGCGAGAGGCCCTCAACCAACACGTGGAAAATCTGAATCGCCTGAAGCAGGATTTTGAGGCACGGACAACGTTCTGGCGGGACACACTCGCGGAGGGCGACATCCGGGAAAAGATCACCGTAACGTCGCCTGAACTGGGTCGAGAGTTCTTCGCGGTTGTAGAGTCGGAGTATGTACCGGCTCTCCGGCGCGGCGACTACACCTCAGCACGGCGCATTCTTGATGACAAACTTTCGACACTGTACGTCGCTCACCGGAAGGTGATCGACGATATTGTCCGGCGTGAAAATGATGCGATCGTGGCCGCAGATCGTGATGCTCGTGAGCAGATTGCCGGCAGCGCGTCATTCACATTGACGGTCGCGGCTTGCGTTGTCGTGGCGTGTATTGTGTTCGCTATGATCGTTGTCGCGCAGATCGTTCGTCCTATTCGCGCCCTTGCCGGCGTTGCAGATGCGGTCGCAAAGGGAAACACCGAGCAATCGATTACCGTCGAGGCGCGCGATGAGATCGGCGTCCTGGCGCGGTCATTCCGTGATGTCATGCGCTACATGCAGAACCTCTCCCAGAGCGCACAGCGCATCGCGGGCAAGGATCTCACTGTCGAGGTGCAGCCATCCTCCGACAAAGATATTCTCGGATCGTCATTCAAGGTCATGAGCGACAACCTGCTTGTGACCATTCGTCAGGTGTCGGACAACGCGCGCAACGTATCCTCGGCCGCAACCGAGGTGGCGTCCTCGGCCGAACAGATGTCGGCTACGGCGAAAGGACAGAATGAGCAGGTGAGGTCGATCGTCGCCTCAGTCGAAGATATGAAGGAAGTTCTGACACTGAGTGCCGAACAGACGAAGGAGGCCGCAGTGAAATCGTCGACGGCGTCAGGAGCTGCCGTCGAGGGAGGGAAAGCTGTCTACAGTGTCGTCGACGGCATGACGAGGATCAACGAGGTCGTAACACGCGCCGCAAAAACCATCGAGGGGCTGTCGACATCTGCCGAGCACATCGGCGAGATCATTGGTGTCATCGACGATATAGCCGATCAGACCAATTTACTCGCACTCAACGCCGCCATCGAGGCAGCGCGTGCGGGTGACCAGGGGCGTGGTTTTGCCGTCGTTGCCGACGAGGTCCGCAAGCTCGCCGAGCGCACTACCAAGGCCACCGGCGAGATCACCGCAATGATCCGCGGTATCCAAAATGAGACCAACGATGCCGTGAGTGCTATGCACACCGGGATCGGGGAAGTGACCGCTGGACGGGAAATGAGTGTCAAAGCAGGTGAGAAACTCGACCAGATCATTCGCATTGCGAACGAATTGGAATCGGTCATCGAGGAGCTGGCGCATGCCTCCATGCGGCAGAATCTGGCCGCCGAATCGATCACCTCGAGCATCAAGGAGATATCGCAATTTGCCGATGAGAACTCCGCCGGTGCGGTTCAGTCGGCGCAGGCCGCCGGACTTCTGAACCAACAGGCGACAGAACTGCAGAGAACAATCGAGGAGTTCAGAATCAGACAGTGACTGGTTGTGCCATTTGAGATCTCGGCGCTCAGTGCTGTACCTAATCAGGTACGATTCCGCTGAAACGAGACCTCGGGCACACCTGCGAGGGGTGTCACCGCACATGCGCAGGTCTTCGATCCCGTTTACGACTGGAGGTATCTCTCCAGCCATGCTTTCCTATGGAGATCAATCTGTTTGTAGCTGCCGTCTTTGAGCGCCACATGTCCTGCCCCCTCGAGAATCACGAATTCATACGGAATATCGTGTTTCTTCAGCTCATTCGCCATGCGCTGTGATTGCTCGATCGGTACTCGCTTATCAGCAGTGCCATGAAACAGGAGCACAGGTGTTGTCTTGGGAAACTGTGCAACCAGGTTGATTGCGGAGCGGCGGCGCACTTCTGCCTGAAGCTGATCCTCGGTCAGATGCGAAAGTTTCTGCCGCATGAACTTGCGGAAGTCCTCATTGGCGGCGCATCGAGCAGCGAGATCGGTCAAGCCGGCATGGACTATGGCGCAACGAAATTTGTCATAGCGAGTCAGAAGCTGGTAGGTGGTCATGCCGCCGCGGCTGGCCCCCTCGACAGCTACGCGCGAGAGGTCACACTCCGGTATGTTCTTGGCTACTTCCAGCATGGCGAAGGCATCGTTGACATCGTCGCCGCCAAAATCCTCGGTCCCTTCGCCCCCCTTGTTGCCGCGATACTGGGTAGCCAGTACGACGTAGCCCCACACGGCGGCGGATGCAAGAATGAGATATGCGGTCAGATCATCGAGCGCCCCACGGTCCCCAAACCCGCCCCGGTTCCAGATGAGCATCGGATACACGCCCGGTTCTTTGGGACGTGTGACATACCCTTTTACTTTCAGACCATCGGACAGATAGGTTATCCGTTCCACTATGGTATCTTCGATCACCCGGACACCGTACATCCGTTTGACGGTCGCATGAGCGTAGCGGTTCAGTTCGACCGTTTCGGTATCAAGAATCGTGCCGGTAGGCTGCATGGATGCGAATATACGGTGTCAAAGGGAATATCGGCGAGTCCAATCTGTACCGGATCACCGGTCGAGCGTCAGATGGGGAGTCATCGTGTCATTTTTCTGTCACCAGCGCATGCGAGTGTATTGATTAACACCACTCAATCCAACCGAAGAATGCTGTTGTGCGTATAATGGTTCGACAGGTTGAGCACAATATACTCACATCGAACCAGGAAAGGGCTCGTCATGGCCATGTACTCGGCTATTACTCGCCGCAAACCGGGTCGGGGCAAAGTCTATTCTGTCTTGGGGGATCATGTCGCGTGCAAGCTGGTGGGCGAAGAATGCGGCGACGCCATCTCGGTGTTTGAGGTCACCGTAGCACCTCACAGCGGACCGCCGCCTCACGTCCATCTGCATGAAGAGGAAGCGTACTATGTCTTGCAGGGGAGTTTCGATTTCCTGCAGGGAGAACGGATCATTCATGCAAAACCTGGCGAATTCATCCGTTTTGCGCGTCGGACCATGCATACGTACAAGAACACCGGGGACATGCCGGGTCGGCTCCTCGCGATTTATACACCGTCGGGTGTGGAACACTATTTTGAGGAGATGGACCGTCTGACCAGAGCCCAGGCGCTCGATGCGGAACGAGCACAGAAAGTGGCCAATCGGCACGCCATTCTGTCGTTTCCGTTGTGAGGATTGCCAGGCGCCAGAGAGGCGGCAAGTATCAGAACAGCCGCCGCAGGTAACAGGCGAAGAGCGCCGGGGAGAAGCGGCCGGTGGCGGTCGATGATACACCCTCGTGCACGCCGACCCGCTGTAGTGCATATATGTCACGCATCAGCGCCGTCCCTTCCGGGTTGTGCGTAGCGATACCGCAGTGATAGCCGGTCTCACGGGCAAGACGGCGGACCTCCTCGTTATGGTCGCCATTGGGATAGGCTATTGAGGTTACGGGACGTCCGGTCTTCTCCTCGATGAGGAGTTTTGATTCCACCAGTTCGCGCCGGATCTCCGCCGACGACATCTGGGTGAGGATCTGGTGTGACCGGGCGTGCGACCCGATCTCGATGAGGGACGGGTCCATGGCGCGAATATCGTCCCACGAGAGTGTCCACCGCCGGTCGGGCCATTTATCGTCAGTGAGTCGGCTCCGACACATTAACTCGCCCAGCGCCCTGCGGAGATTCTTCTGGTCAAGCTCTTTGAGCGCCTCCATGAATCTATCGTGGTCGGAAGCGACCCATTCAAGATAGTCGCGCGTCACCGTCTTCCCATGTTGCTCGCCGCCGTTGTCGCCGTACAGTTCCTGGAGCACGTCGGCGAGTTGCGCGGTGGTCAGTTTTCCTTCCTCCAGATAGAACCCGACTCGCAGAAACCAGAACTTCTCGGCGCTTTCGATGAAATCCGTGGAGACGAAGATGGTCGCCGGAAGGTCGTATTTCTTGAGTATCGGGTATGCCAGCGTGAAGTTGTCGCGCCAGCCGTCATCGAACGTGATCACCAGCGCTCGTCGCGGCAGTGGTGTCCCTTGTTGGAGATGTGCCACCAGCTGCCCAAGCGGAACGACTGAATACTCTTTCGCCAGGAACGCCATCTGTTTTTCGAACGCAGCCAGCGAAATGTTAATTCCCGCTTGCGTATACTCGGTCCGTGACCGGATATCCTCGACCACCCGATGATACATGAGTATCATGTACGGTTCTGTTTGGCCCGATAGTCGCCGCGCCAGGCTCAGGAGGGCCATCAAGCCGCTATAGTAGCAGGCCGAGGCCAACAGATGTTTGATAAAGCGTCTCATGTAGAAATGCCGGATGCCCGGTTACCCTTCGCACAGACAAGATACTATGCGGGCTACGTCCTTGTCACGCACATAAGGATGGGTCGGCAACGTGAACAGACAGGCCACCACACGTGCTGCTCCCGGGAACGGAGCTTCGGGGTTAACCAGGAGTGACCGCAGCTCTGGAATCGCCGCGATGGTAGACGGATACATGGTGGAGGACATGACGCCGGCATGTCGAAGCGACATGACCATCCGGTCACGCGTGGTGCTGTCGGGCGCCAGGACCGGCAGGCGCAGGTACGCAGGGCAATCCGTTTCGGAATACCCGGCGATCTGGAATCGACCGGTTGCCAGTATCGGTTCTGCCAGTTTGCGGGCGTTATCCCTTCGAGTCTGAGTCAGAGAGCTGAGGCGATCAATGACGAGCGCGCCGAGCGATTGTTGAAGGCGTGAGAGTTTTGCTATTGGAAAGTCGGGATTGTATTCAGTCTCTCCGAGCCCCAGAAACGGCAGCAGATTGGGAAACCAATAGAACCGCGGATGAAGAAAGAGCTTGTACAAGAGAAGCTTGACAAGCAGCGCCAACCCCGTTATCACGCCGGGC
Proteins encoded in this window:
- a CDS encoding response regulator, with the protein product MKIVIADDSNTSRRMLESIIKQWGFEVVSFENGADVWDALKKQTEPSLVILDWVMPGLTGVEICSLLRKHEKGMPSYVILLTACDSKDEVIKGLEAGANDYVTKPFHKEELRARMAVGKRVLELQLGLSHKIQELELSLREIKTLRGIVTICMHCHKMLNDERSWERLEKYVQEHSEAQFSHGLCPECLEKYYPEREESKATQ
- a CDS encoding methyl-accepting chemotaxis protein, with translation MNFLHNLSIKSKLSLLVGMFIAGFVIFGLMSHSLLNGLKDGEVFRDVSLGKDLLADVLPPPCYIVESYLVAHQMALPASREALNQHVENLNRLKQDFEARTTFWRDTLAEGDIREKITVTSPELGREFFAVVESEYVPALRRGDYTSARRILDDKLSTLYVAHRKVIDDIVRRENDAIVAADRDAREQIAGSASFTLTVAACVVVACIVFAMIVVAQIVRPIRALAGVADAVAKGNTEQSITVEARDEIGVLARSFRDVMRYMQNLSQSAQRIAGKDLTVEVQPSSDKDILGSSFKVMSDNLLVTIRQVSDNARNVSSAATEVASSAEQMSATAKGQNEQVRSIVASVEDMKEVLTLSAEQTKEAAVKSSTASGAAVEGGKAVYSVVDGMTRINEVVTRAAKTIEGLSTSAEHIGEIIGVIDDIADQTNLLALNAAIEAARAGDQGRGFAVVADEVRKLAERTTKATGEITAMIRGIQNETNDAVSAMHTGIGEVTAGREMSVKAGEKLDQIIRIANELESVIEELAHASMRQNLAAESITSSIKEISQFADENSAGAVQSAQAAGLLNQQATELQRTIEEFRIRQ
- a CDS encoding prolyl oligopeptidase family serine peptidase; translated protein: MQPTGTILDTETVELNRYAHATVKRMYGVRVIEDTIVERITYLSDGLKVKGYVTRPKEPGVYPMLIWNRGGFGDRGALDDLTAYLILASAAVWGYVVLATQYRGNKGGEGTEDFGGDDVNDAFAMLEVAKNIPECDLSRVAVEGASRGGMTTYQLLTRYDKFRCAIVHAGLTDLAARCAANEDFRKFMRQKLSHLTEDQLQAEVRRRSAINLVAQFPKTTPVLLFHGTADKRVPIEQSQRMANELKKHDIPYEFVILEGAGHVALKDGSYKQIDLHRKAWLERYLQS
- a CDS encoding cupin domain-containing protein, with the protein product MAMYSAITRRKPGRGKVYSVLGDHVACKLVGEECGDAISVFEVTVAPHSGPPPHVHLHEEEAYYVLQGSFDFLQGERIIHAKPGEFIRFARRTMHTYKNTGDMPGRLLAIYTPSGVEHYFEEMDRLTRAQALDAERAQKVANRHAILSFPL
- a CDS encoding polysaccharide deacetylase family protein translates to MRRFIKHLLASACYYSGLMALLSLARRLSGQTEPYMILMYHRVVEDIRSRTEYTQAGINISLAAFEKQMAFLAKEYSVVPLGQLVAHLQQGTPLPRRALVITFDDGWRDNFTLAYPILKKYDLPATIFVSTDFIESAEKFWFLRVGFYLEEGKLTTAQLADVLQELYGDNGGEQHGKTVTRDYLEWVASDHDRFMEALKELDQKNLRRALGELMCRSRLTDDKWPDRRWTLSWDDIRAMDPSLIEIGSHARSHQILTQMSSAEIRRELVESKLLIEEKTGRPVTSIAYPNGDHNEEVRRLARETGYHCGIATHNPEGTALMRDIYALQRVGVHEGVSSTATGRFSPALFACYLRRLF